Proteins found in one Quercus robur chromosome 2, dhQueRobu3.1, whole genome shotgun sequence genomic segment:
- the LOC126702025 gene encoding putative F-box protein At3g25750, translated as MEAARLARQRRRMIKYKKRMAKMHSTNIVSSKKFGGGSHRSKKHKDIAMIHDTNSCKQARLNRRMVLNLNRTRESSSNAQCLRRSTPSVINVFSHSVVGLNGDFTTTTTVEEFGIHLPMNAGALDKHLPTTKFTGSTNVNDSAVFVIFVAGRIGFAKSGARSLAFVDDNSFEYDDIIVYKGQFYVIDTLGNVSWIDHSSLKLVPFLPLLCGLGSQKHLVESCGTLYVVDRYFNKERRRVEHTDQYVRDCDGPKVFDFKVYKLDEEWGRWELEKSLGDRALVLGNDCCLSILAEEFTGYKRNCIFFNYQNETHVFNLEDRSFGDLQNIHPSWLLSNLL; from the exons ATGGAGGCTGCAAGACTTGCACGCCAAAGAAGGCGTATGATCAAGTACAAGAAAAGGATGGCGAAGATGCATTCCACAAACATAGTGTCATCAAAGAAATTTGGAGGTGGAAGCCATAGGAGTAAAAAGCATAAAGACATAGCAATGATCCATGATACAAATAGTTGTAAGCAAGCAAGACTTAACAGGCGAATGGTACTCAACCTTAACCGTACTCGAGAAAGTAGCTCAAATGCTCAATGTTTGCGGCGATCAACCCCTTCAGTTATAAATGTTTTTTCTCACTCGGTTGTTGGGCTTAATGGTGATTTTACTACTACAACTACTGTGGAAGAATTTGGGATACATCTGCCTATGAATGCCGGTGCGTTGGATAAGCATCTGCCTACAACTAAGTTTACAG GTAGT ACTAATGTAAATGACTCTgctgtttttgttatttttgttgccGGAAGAATAGGCTTTGCAAAATCTGGAGCTAGGAGTTTAGCCTTTGTAGATGATAACAGTTTTGAGTATGATGATATTATTGTATATAAGGGCCAATTCTATGTGATTGATACATTGGGAAATGTTTCGTGGATCGATCATTCGTCATTGAAGTTGGTTCCATTTTTGCCTCTGCTATGTGGGTTGGGTAGCCAGAAGCACTTGGTGGAGTCATGTGGAACTCTCTATGTTGTTGATAGATACTTTAATAAAGAAAGGAGGAGGGTAGAACATACCGACCAGTATGTTAGAGACTGTGATGGTCCCAAAGTGTTTGATTTCAAAGTGTATAAGCTGGATGAAGAATGGGGTCGATGGGAGTTGGAAAAAAGCTTGGGTGATCGAGCTTTAGTTTTGGGTAATGATTGTTGTTTATCGATTTTGGCTGAAGAGTTTACTGGGTATAAAAGGAATTGCATTTTCTTCAATTATCAAAATGAAACTCATGTTTTCAACTTGGAAGATAGAAGCTTTGGAGATTTACAGAATATCCATCCATCATGGCTTCTCTCAAATTTGCTTTAG